A portion of the Manduca sexta isolate Smith_Timp_Sample1 chromosome 20, JHU_Msex_v1.0, whole genome shotgun sequence genome contains these proteins:
- the LOC119189945 gene encoding uncharacterized protein LOC119189945, translated as MVRNILKWKCAVLYLVTLSVFAKSLPIDTQTANSIITTETAFTNAIELTVKTPEEVLEENVQATLVQRSNFTKSFNITRNTLLRNIRPGQQVRQYVVSITFDDEEFHGRAVIDVVVTDATRGENLVFHFDDVEIDSVQTGVFTIASAVDADFDLDDGILEIEPAQDATSYIVIVEYTGELSNTGRGLYIGEGHDLSYIGMNLHPTNARRVFPCMDDPTEAATVSFTFIDVDYNNIITNSILDDSNTVAGENQFRTLLGPVHTWGMIAHNFINLNIPTTNVLLVGRPGVSNQDAQSSLAINAYFAYFNEWTDMEFFDIVMNQETRLHFLALPDVDREWNTLSTIGIW; from the exons ATGGTCCGGAACATACTAAAATGGAAGTGCGCCGTGCTTTACTTAGTTACATTAAGTGTGTTCGCAAAATCACTCCCAATAGACACACAAACCGCGAATTCCATTATAACTACCGAAACCGCATTTACCAACGCAATTGAGCTGACAGTGAAAACACCAGAAGAAGTGCTCGAAGAAAATGTCCAAGCAACCCTTGTGCAGAGATCGAATTTCACGAAATCTTTTAACATTACACGCAACACTCTATTAAGAAACATAAGACCTGGGCAGCAAGTACGACAATACGTTGTATCAATCACATTCGATGACGAGGAATTCCATGGTCGAGCTGTAATCGATGTGGTAGTAACAGATGCAACGAGAGGTGAAAATTTAGTGTTCCATTTCGACGATGTCGAGATAGACTCTGTGCAAACTGGAGTGTTTACTATAGCGAGTGCAGTAGACGCAGACTTTGACTTAGATGATGGCATACTTGAAATCGAACCGGCGCAGGATGCAACCTCATACATTGTTATTGTGGAGTACACGGGTGAATTATCCAACACGGGACGTGGCCTTTACATTGGAGAAGGACATgatct CTCATACATAGGAATGAACCTCCACCCGACGAATGCCAGGCGCGTATTCCCTTGCATGGACGACCCTACAGAAGCGGCAACAGTCTCCTTTACATTCATCGATGTCgattacaacaatattataacgAATTCCATACTGGATGATAGTAATACTGTTGCTGGAGA GAATCAATTCCGGACTTTATTAGGCCCGGTTCATACCTGGGGAATGATCGCACACAATTTCATCAACTTGAACATCCCGACCACAAACGTCCTGTTGGTCGGCCGACCTGGTGTCTCCAACCAGGACGCTCAATCCTCGTTGGCTATTAATGCCTACTTCGCGTATTTTAATGAATGGACTGATATGGAGTTTTTCGACATCGTCATGAACCAAGAAACTCGACTAC